One genomic window of Octopus bimaculoides isolate UCB-OBI-ISO-001 chromosome 2, ASM119413v2, whole genome shotgun sequence includes the following:
- the LOC106871051 gene encoding uncharacterized protein LOC106871051 produces MNMDRYLQMPENYVWSTLTGCGNIADQIFVQDSAPHYFSLTVRAWLDKHFPGRWMGRRGPHERPPRSPDLTPCDFYRWGYTIEEFYKTQSRTLEDSETRTQDFLSDISDDIMQKVVHSIPDRLRKLVNATGAYVEI; encoded by the coding sequence ATGAATATGGATCGCTATCTTCAGATGCCCGAAAATTACGTGTGGTCCACGTTGACTGGTTGTGGTAACATTGCTGACCAGATATTCGTACAGGATAGTGCACCACACTATTTTTCTCTTACTGTGCGTGCGTGGTTAGACAAGCATTTTCCAGGGCGTTGGATGGGACGACGCGGACCTCATGAACGACctccaagaagtccagatctcactccatgtgatttttaccgTTGGGGTTACACAATAGAAGAGTTTTACAAAACACAATCTCGAACACTGGAGGACTCGGAGACACGCACTCAGGACTTTCTCAGTGATATCTCAGACGATATCAtgcagaaggttgttcattccatccctgaCCGTTTGAGAAAACTGGTTAACGCCAccggtgcttacgttgaaatatga